A window of Nitrospirota bacterium contains these coding sequences:
- a CDS encoding glycosyltransferase family 4 protein, protein MKTAVIHEWLVNYAGSERVLEQILHIFPGADLFCQVDFLKEGERWFILNKKAKTSFIQKLPKAEAKYRSYLPLMPFAVERFHLSEYDLIISNSHSVAKGVRKNSKQLQICYCHTPMRYAWDLRDQYLKETGLDSGIKGAAVKFILDRIRKWDFKTAQRVDYFIANSNYIKDRIKRAYGRDATVIYPPVDVDSFKVSDKKDDYFLAVSRMVPYKKMDIIVEAFSGLGLPLVVIGDGPDLKKVKSRAKKNIKFLGYQEGSVLAEYMQKAKAFIFAAEEDFGIVPVEAQACGTPVIAYGKGGVTESVVPFGEVRSQKSEVRSRGVLQYARTEEPPTGVFFYEQTSSALIDAVKRFISIEDKFDPFEIRKNAERFGIERFRKEFKDFTDRKISEFFGGSISLL, encoded by the coding sequence TTGAAGACCGCCGTCATCCACGAATGGCTTGTAAATTATGCCGGCTCTGAAAGGGTGCTGGAGCAGATCCTTCATATCTTCCCCGGCGCCGATCTTTTCTGCCAGGTCGATTTTCTCAAAGAGGGTGAGAGATGGTTTATCTTGAACAAGAAAGCAAAAACGTCCTTCATCCAGAAATTGCCTAAGGCTGAAGCTAAATACCGCAGCTACCTGCCGCTCATGCCCTTTGCCGTCGAACGGTTTCATCTGTCTGAGTACGACCTGATAATATCGAATTCCCACTCTGTGGCAAAAGGCGTCAGGAAAAATTCAAAACAGCTTCAGATATGCTATTGTCACACGCCGATGCGGTATGCGTGGGACCTTCGGGACCAGTATCTCAAAGAGACGGGGCTTGACTCCGGCATCAAGGGGGCCGCAGTCAAATTTATTCTGGACCGCATCAGGAAGTGGGACTTTAAAACTGCGCAAAGGGTGGATTATTTCATCGCCAATTCAAATTATATAAAGGACAGAATAAAGCGCGCATACGGCAGGGACGCAACGGTTATTTATCCGCCCGTGGATGTTGACAGTTTCAAAGTGAGTGATAAAAAAGATGATTACTTCCTTGCCGTCTCACGGATGGTCCCTTATAAAAAAATGGACATTATAGTTGAAGCGTTCTCTGGATTAGGGCTGCCTCTTGTCGTCATCGGAGACGGTCCCGATCTTAAGAAGGTCAAAAGCAGGGCGAAAAAGAACATCAAGTTTCTTGGATACCAGGAAGGAAGTGTGCTGGCAGAGTATATGCAAAAGGCAAAGGCCTTTATATTTGCTGCTGAAGAAGATTTCGGTATTGTCCCCGTCGAAGCTCAGGCTTGCGGAACACCCGTGATAGCTTATGGCAAAGGCGGGGTCACGGAATCGGTGGTCCCCTTCGGAGAAGTCAGAAGTCAGAAGTCAGAAGTCAGAAGCAGGGGCGTATTGCAATACGCCCGCACAGAGGAACCCCCTACCGGCGTCTTCTTTTATGAGCAAACATCTTCAGCTTTAATTGACGCTGTAAAGAGATTTATTTCCATTGAGGACAAATTTGATCCCTTTGAAATAAGGAAGAATGCCGAAAGGTTCGGCATAGAGAGATTCAGGAAAGAATTTAAGGACTTTACAGACAGGAAAATTTCTGAATTTTTCGGCGGATCAATATCTCTGCTCTAA
- a CDS encoding potassium channel protein: MNPNKQITLLFFLILGVILFGTIGYTAIERWDLFDSLYMTIITLTTVGYMEVHRLSTPGRAFTIVLILSGVGTMLYALGVGAKLLLEGEIRELFGRRKLSKKIEGLKNHYIICGFGRMGRIICREMQQHGAPFLIIEKIPEVFASIDKDILSMQGDSTQDAVLKEAGIERASGLISVLSTDADNLYVVLSARGLNPKLKIVARASDEGAEQKLFRAGADSVVSPYYIGGLRIAHTILKPAVVDFIEFATRSGNLELQMEEIKVKESSSITNKTLDECGIRKELGIIIVAIKRESGEMEFNPTSTSVIKNGDTLVAMGETKQLKALEELVGV, encoded by the coding sequence GTGAACCCAAATAAGCAAATTACACTTTTATTTTTTCTTATACTCGGAGTTATTTTATTTGGGACAATCGGATATACGGCAATAGAAAGATGGGACCTCTTCGATTCGCTTTACATGACCATCATTACACTGACGACCGTGGGATACATGGAAGTCCACCGACTGTCAACGCCCGGGAGGGCTTTCACGATTGTCCTGATACTTTCCGGCGTCGGAACAATGTTATACGCGCTTGGGGTCGGGGCCAAGCTGCTACTTGAAGGCGAGATAAGAGAACTTTTCGGGAGGAGAAAATTGAGCAAAAAAATAGAGGGATTAAAAAACCACTACATCATCTGCGGGTTCGGAAGGATGGGAAGAATAATCTGCCGGGAAATGCAGCAGCACGGCGCGCCTTTTTTGATAATTGAGAAGATACCGGAGGTCTTTGCCTCCATTGACAAGGACATCCTCTCAATGCAGGGTGATTCGACCCAGGATGCCGTGTTAAAAGAGGCAGGGATTGAAAGGGCGAGCGGCCTGATCTCCGTGCTCTCAACGGACGCGGACAACCTCTATGTCGTCCTGTCCGCCAGAGGGCTGAATCCAAAACTCAAAATAGTGGCAAGGGCCAGCGATGAGGGTGCGGAACAAAAGCTGTTCAGGGCAGGGGCTGACAGCGTTGTCTCTCCTTATTACATCGGAGGACTGAGGATCGCCCATACGATATTAAAACCCGCAGTCGTTGATTTCATCGAGTTTGCAACAAGGAGCGGCAATCTCGAACTTCAGATGGAGGAAATCAAAGTGAAAGAATCTTCTTCAATCACAAACAAGACACTCGATGAATGCGGGATAAGAAAAGAGCTCGGGATAATAATCGTTGCCATCAAGAGGGAATCAGGCGAGATGGAGTTCAATCCGACTTCCACGAGCGTGATTAAAAATGGCGACACACTCGTAGCCATGGGCGAGACTAAACAGTTGAAGGCGCTTGAGGAGTTAGTGGGGGTGTGA
- a CDS encoding OsmC family protein, translated as MEEQLAEKLEDSLQGYKKKILEINKGSLEWDKDLIFKVRTQMGYEIDYDANLQWGCSPTETLLTSLAGCMAIDVFYFLKKMKADITDFRINFSGVRKTDPPQYYKSILLSINVSGNGLTPKKMDRAVSLSHSKYCSVYNALRKDIEVKVDYKINGNGG; from the coding sequence ATGGAAGAACAGCTTGCGGAAAAACTGGAAGATTCATTACAGGGATATAAAAAGAAGATCCTGGAAATCAACAAGGGGTCCCTTGAGTGGGACAAAGACCTCATTTTTAAAGTCAGGACCCAGATGGGTTACGAAATTGATTATGACGCAAACCTGCAATGGGGATGCTCACCTACAGAGACCCTTTTGACAAGCCTTGCCGGATGCATGGCAATTGACGTCTTCTACTTCCTGAAAAAAATGAAAGCGGACATCACGGACTTCAGGATCAATTTTTCAGGGGTAAGGAAGACCGACCCGCCCCAGTATTATAAATCTATTCTGCTTTCGATAAACGTCTCGGGGAACGGGTTAACGCCGAAAAAAATGGACCGGGCAGTGTCCCTCTCTCACAGCAAATACTGCTCTGTTTACAATGCCCTGCGCAAAGACATAGAGGTAAAAGTAGATTATAAGATCAACGGCAACGGCGGCTAA
- a CDS encoding divalent-cation tolerance protein CutA, which translates to MSKNIETGEIVVLVTVPNEDMAAAIAKALVEARLAACANIIRSIRSIYTWQGKVEDDQEALMIIKTKMKLFDGLKAKVKEMHSYEVPEIIALPIAAGSEDYLNWLRRSTD; encoded by the coding sequence ATGAGCAAAAACATTGAAACAGGGGAGATCGTCGTACTTGTTACCGTTCCCAATGAAGATATGGCGGCCGCGATCGCCAAAGCGCTTGTTGAAGCAAGGCTTGCCGCATGTGCTAACATAATAAGGAGCATCCGCTCTATTTACACGTGGCAGGGGAAGGTTGAAGACGATCAAGAGGCCCTTATGATCATAAAGACAAAGATGAAACTTTTTGACGGATTAAAAGCAAAGGTCAAAGAAATGCACAGCTACGAGGTGCCGGAGATTATCGCGCTGCCGATCGCAGCGGGTTCTGAAGATTATCTCAACTGGTTGAGGCGCTCAACAGACTGA
- a CDS encoding acylneuraminate cytidylyltransferase family protein, whose protein sequence is MKKILAFIPARAGSKRVPQKNLKLLNGKPLIAYTIAAAKAAHTINRIIVSTDSEEIAAIAKQYGAEVPFLRPESISQSDSTEMQFFEHALGWFMENENYEPDLIVLLYPTSPFRKAESIDRAVEVMLKHPEADSLRSIRLCSEHPYKMWVIEGNYLKPFVKGKDSNIHTLSYQLLPTTFIQNASIYITKPSTIKNRKSPTGDVIIPYIMDEFESIDINTPLDFTFAEALIRE, encoded by the coding sequence ATGAAGAAGATTTTGGCCTTTATCCCGGCGCGTGCCGGCTCAAAACGAGTACCCCAAAAAAATCTGAAACTGCTGAACGGCAAGCCCCTCATTGCTTATACAATTGCGGCGGCAAAAGCCGCTCATACTATTAACCGGATAATTGTTTCCACCGACTCGGAAGAGATCGCCGCAATAGCCAAACAATACGGCGCCGAGGTCCCCTTTCTCCGCCCTGAGAGCATCTCTCAAAGCGATTCCACGGAGATGCAGTTTTTTGAACATGCTCTGGGCTGGTTTATGGAGAATGAAAATTACGAGCCGGATTTAATTGTTCTTTTATATCCGACCTCGCCTTTCAGAAAGGCCGAGTCAATTGACCGTGCGGTGGAAGTAATGCTAAAACATCCCGAAGCGGATTCTTTACGCTCAATAAGACTGTGTTCAGAGCATCCTTATAAAATGTGGGTTATTGAAGGCAACTATCTCAAACCTTTCGTGAAAGGCAAGGATTCCAATATTCACACCCTTTCGTATCAGTTGCTGCCGACGACATTTATTCAAAATGCCAGTATTTACATCACTAAACCATCAACCATAAAAAACAGGAAATCACCAACAGGCGATGTGATAATTCCGTATATCATGGATGAGTTTGAATCTATAGATATAAATACACCGCTTGATTTTACGTTTGCGGAAGCGTTGATCAGAGAATGA
- a CDS encoding capsule biosynthesis protein yields MNQPSWAPVLKKDQEIWTSALRRSEGGPKILIATSVGGHLAGTILESVLAVALTLRGASIEILLCDSILPACLSCWVGWYSDQQYFSEHGPQKDLCRDCFKPAYEMYRSLGTHVHRYSEFLSPGEISEAGRISSSVPFDMIGHYALNGIAVGEHALAGALRFFARGDVNGEPYSERILRRYLKASLLTTYAMNNLLIKHRYECAVFHHGIYVPQGLIGEVCRREGVRIVNWNPGYRKKTFIFSHGDSYHHTMITEPMDKWTNLNWSEGLEAGLMDYLKSRWQGTKDWIWFHEKPEFELKKIIEETGIDFSKPCIGMLTSVMWDAQLHYPSNAFPNMLEWVTSTIAYFIRRPDLQLILRIHPAEVRGTLPSRQKMLDQINKVYSEIPKNIIIIPPESSISTYMLMTQCDTVIIYNTKTGVELAAMGIPVIVAGEAWIRNKGFAIDVIDPPTYFKLLDALPLNKKMSDEDILKAKKYAYHFFFRRMIPLDFMSPTGTNPPFKAELADLNELMPGKNAGFDVICDGILKGSDFIFDPSS; encoded by the coding sequence ATGAACCAGCCTTCCTGGGCGCCAGTGCTGAAAAAAGACCAGGAAATATGGACTTCGGCCTTAAGACGGTCTGAAGGCGGGCCGAAAATACTCATTGCCACAAGCGTTGGCGGACATTTGGCCGGAACGATCCTCGAAAGCGTCCTTGCTGTTGCTTTAACGCTGAGAGGAGCTTCCATTGAGATCCTCTTGTGTGATTCCATACTCCCGGCGTGCCTTTCATGTTGGGTTGGATGGTATTCCGACCAGCAATATTTTTCCGAGCACGGACCGCAAAAAGATTTGTGCAGGGATTGCTTTAAACCCGCATATGAAATGTACCGTTCTCTCGGAACACATGTTCACCGGTACAGCGAATTCTTATCGCCGGGCGAAATAAGTGAAGCCGGGCGTATTTCCTCATCGGTTCCGTTTGATATGATCGGGCATTACGCGCTGAACGGCATAGCCGTGGGAGAGCATGCGCTTGCAGGGGCTTTACGCTTCTTTGCCCGCGGGGATGTCAATGGTGAACCTTATTCCGAGCGGATTTTAAGGAGATATTTGAAGGCGTCCCTGCTGACAACTTATGCAATGAACAATCTCTTGATAAAGCATCGATACGAATGCGCTGTATTTCATCACGGCATCTATGTGCCTCAAGGGCTCATCGGAGAAGTATGCCGCAGGGAAGGGGTTAGGATCGTTAATTGGAATCCAGGCTACAGGAAAAAGACCTTTATCTTCAGTCACGGCGATTCTTATCACCATACAATGATAACCGAGCCGATGGATAAATGGACGAACCTGAATTGGTCTGAAGGGTTGGAAGCCGGTTTGATGGACTATTTGAAAAGCAGATGGCAGGGAACCAAGGACTGGATATGGTTCCATGAAAAACCCGAGTTTGAACTGAAAAAAATCATTGAGGAAACCGGCATAGATTTTTCAAAACCATGCATAGGGATGCTTACGAGTGTAATGTGGGACGCCCAGTTGCACTATCCCTCGAACGCGTTTCCGAATATGCTTGAATGGGTCACGAGTACGATTGCTTATTTTATCAGACGCCCGGACCTTCAATTGATACTTAGGATACATCCGGCGGAAGTGCGCGGCACCCTGCCGTCACGTCAAAAAATGCTGGACCAGATAAACAAGGTCTACTCCGAAATCCCCAAGAACATCATTATAATTCCTCCGGAAAGCAGCATAAGCACTTACATGTTGATGACACAATGTGATACGGTAATTATTTATAACACCAAAACCGGGGTTGAACTGGCGGCCATGGGAATACCTGTAATAGTTGCGGGAGAAGCCTGGATAAGAAATAAAGGCTTTGCAATTGATGTTATCGATCCCCCTACATACTTTAAGCTTCTCGATGCGTTGCCGTTGAACAAAAAAATGTCGGACGAGGATATTCTTAAAGCAAAAAAATATGCATACCATTTCTTTTTCAGACGAATGATTCCTCTTGATTTCATGTCACCTACTGGAACCAACCCTCCCTTTAAGGCAGAGCTTGCCGATCTGAATGAATTAATGCCCGGCAAAAATGCGGGATTTGACGTTATATGTGACGGGATATTAAAAGGTTCAGATTTTATTTTCGATCCTTCAAGTTAA
- a CDS encoding glycosyltransferase family 4 protein has protein sequence MIFINSRFLSQNITGVQRYAAEISKQIKRLYPDTAFISPLNTINKRLSKELTPASIGKTTGSLWEQIELPLHLKKFGSPLLLNLANTAPLFYKNQIVTIHDMAFFRKPEWFSKTFSCYYKFLIPQIAKNSAKIITVSYFSRKEIVRLLKVPEEKVQVIYNAVSEKFLRPSEYPVDFGYGDYILAVSSLDPRKNFKALISAFDRIKLPGFKLIIAGERKKIFADVELNNLIDENKKIIFVGYASDDDLANLYKKARLFVFPSLYEGFGLPPLEAMACGCPVVVSNVASLPEVCGDAAYYIDPYSEESIAVGMHRVSTDNSLRQDMIKKGLERAKIFSWEKSAREHIKVFEEVLRG, from the coding sequence ATGATTTTCATCAACTCACGTTTTCTCTCCCAGAATATTACCGGCGTTCAGCGTTATGCCGCGGAAATTTCAAAACAGATTAAAAGGCTGTATCCGGATACAGCCTTTATATCTCCCCTAAATACTATCAATAAAAGACTTTCAAAGGAGTTGACCCCTGCATCAATCGGAAAAACAACAGGTTCTTTATGGGAACAAATAGAATTACCCTTGCATCTTAAAAAGTTTGGAAGCCCGCTGCTTCTGAACCTCGCGAACACCGCACCTTTATTTTACAAAAATCAGATCGTCACCATTCATGACATGGCATTTTTCAGAAAACCGGAATGGTTTTCCAAAACGTTTTCCTGCTACTACAAGTTTCTAATTCCACAAATTGCAAAGAATTCTGCGAAAATTATAACAGTAAGTTATTTTTCCAGGAAAGAAATTGTCAGGTTATTGAAGGTGCCTGAAGAAAAAGTGCAAGTTATTTATAACGCTGTTTCAGAAAAGTTTTTACGCCCTTCAGAATACCCTGTCGACTTCGGCTATGGAGACTACATCCTGGCGGTTTCTTCTCTTGACCCGAGGAAGAACTTCAAAGCGTTGATATCGGCCTTCGATAGAATAAAACTACCAGGGTTTAAACTAATTATTGCGGGTGAAAGGAAAAAGATCTTTGCCGATGTGGAATTAAATAATTTAATTGATGAAAATAAAAAAATAATTTTTGTCGGATATGCGTCAGATGATGATTTGGCAAATTTATATAAGAAAGCCAGACTGTTCGTCTTCCCCTCTCTCTACGAAGGCTTTGGCCTGCCCCCGCTTGAGGCGATGGCGTGCGGTTGCCCTGTAGTCGTCTCCAACGTCGCGAGCCTGCCGGAGGTCTGCGGCGATGCCGCATATTATATTGACCCGTATAGTGAAGAAAGCATTGCCGTCGGAATGCATAGAGTATCGACGGACAATTCCTTAAGACAGGATATGATAAAAAAAGGCCTTGAAAGGGCGAAGATATTCAGCTGGGAAAAATCAGCAAGGGAGCATATAAAAGTTTTTGAAGAGGTTTTGCGCGGTTGA